The Streptomyces griseiscabiei genomic sequence CGTACTCCCGGCAGACGGCGGCGAGGGCGGCCAGCGGGGCGGCGTCGCCGTCCACGGAGAAGACGGTGTCGGAGACGGCGACGGCGGGCGCCCCGCCGCCCGTGCCCAGCGCCTTGCGGACCGCCTCCGGGTCGGCGTGGGCGACGACCTGGGTGGTGCCCCGGGCCAGTCGGCAGCCGTCGATGAGGGAGGCGTGGTTGCCCGCGTCGGAGACGATCAGGGAGCCGTGCGGGGCGAGCGCGGTGACGGCGGCGAGGTTGGCGGCGTAGCCGGAGGAGAAGACGAGGGCGGCCTCGAAGCCGCAGAAGTCGGCCAGTTCCCGTTCCAGTTCGCCGTGGAGCTCGGTGGTGCCGGTGACGAGCCGGGAGCCGGTGGCCCCGCCGCCCCACCGGCGCGCGGCCTCGGCGGCGCCCTCGGTGATCTCGGGGTGCCGGGCCAGACCGAGGTAGTCGTTGCTCGCGAGGTCCAGCAGCGGCGAGTCGGCGGGGCGGGGCCGCAGGGTCCGTACGAGCCCGGCCCGGCGGCGCGCCGAGGCCTGCTCGTCGATCCAGCCGAACGCCATGGGTCCTCCGGGGTGGTGTGGGCACCCCGGCGCGCCGGGCCGTCGTGGACGGTCCCGGTGGGGGCTTTTGTAGGCAGTGCACAGACACTAACGGCAGGACCGGCCGCCCACGATGTGGTGATACCCACACGCCGATCCCACTCTGTTGTCCGAACTCTCCTTGGCCGGGAGCGGTCCCGTAGGACAGGATCGGCTCTCATGGACCTGCTGAACACGCTGGTGGACAAGGGGCTGCGGCGCGAGCCGCTGAGCCGTGCCGAGGCGCTCGCCGTCCTCGGCACCTCCGACGACGAGCTGTTGGACGTGGTGGCCGCGGCCGGGAAGGTGCGCCGGCACTGGTACGGGCGCCGGGTGAAACTGAACTATCTGGTCAACCTCAAGTCCGGGCTCTGCCCCGAGGACTGCTCCTACTGCTCCCAGCGGCTCGGCTCCACCGCCGGCATCCTCAAGTACAGCTGGCTCAAGCCCGACGAGGCGTCCAAGGCCGCGGCGGCCGGGCTCGCCGGGGGTGCCAAGCGGGTCTGTCTGGTGGCGTCCGGGCGCGGTCCGACCGACCGGGACGTGGCCCGGGTCTCCGACACGATCAGGACGATCAAGGACCAGAACGAGGGCGTCGAGGTCTGCGCGTGTCTGGGCCTGCTCTCCGACGGACAGGCGGAACGGCTGCGTGAGGCGGGCGCGGACGCCTACAACCACAACCTGAACACGTCCGAGGCGACCTACGGCGAGATCACGACCACCCACACCTACGCCGACCGGGTGGACACCGTGCAGAAGGCGCACGCCGCCGGTCTGTCGGCGTGCTCCGGGCTGATCGCGGGCATGGGCGAGAGCGACGAGGACCTGGTCGACGTGGTCTTCTCGCTGCGCGAACTGGACCCGGACTCGGTGCCGGTGAACTTCCTGATCCCGTTCGAGGGCACTCCGCTGGCCAAGGAGTGGAACCTCACCCCGCAGCGCTGTCTGCGCATCCTGGCGATGGTCCGGTTCGTCTGCCCGGACAGCGAGGTGCGGATCGCGGGCGGCCGGGAGGTCCACCTCCGCACGATGCAGCCGCTCGCCCTACACCTGGCCAACTCCATCTTCCTCGGCGACTACCTCACCAGCGAGGGCCAGGCGGGGAAGGCCGACCTGGAGATGATCGCGGACGCCGGCTTCGAGGTGGAGGGCACCGACCAGGTGACCCTGCCGGAGCACCGGGCGCACGTCGCCGCCGGTGGGGGTTGCGGGTCGCGGGAGAGCGCCGGGTGCGGGTCGCACGCCGAGGGCGGCTGCGGGTCGCACGCGGGCGCGGGTTGCGGGTCGCACGCGGGGGGCGGGGTGTGCGGTTCCGCCGCCGAGGCCCCGGCCGCCGAGACCTCGGCCGGAGAGGCCCGTACGGATCTCGTGGCCGTACGCCGTCGGGGTGCCGGCACCGATCTCGCGCCCAATGCCTGATCAGCCCCACCTGACCGTGCCGGAGCTGCTGGAGCTGGACCGGCGGCATGTGTGGCATCCGTACGGGCCCATGCCGGGCCGGCGGGACCCGCTCGTCGTGGAGTCGGCGAGCGGGGTCCGGCTGAGGCTCGCGGACGGCTCGGGCGAGCTGGTCGACGGCATGTCCTCGTGGTGGTCGGCGATCCACGGCTACAACCACCCCGTCCTGAACGAGGCGGTGCGCGAGCAGCTCGGCCGGATGAGTCATGTGATGTTCGGCGGGCTCACCCACGAGCCCGCCGTACGGCTGGCGAAGCACCTGGTCGATCTGTCCCCCGAGGGCCTGGAGCATGTGTTCCTCGCCGACTCGGGGTCGGTCTCCGTCGAGGTCGCGGTCAAGATGTG encodes the following:
- the bioB gene encoding biotin synthase BioB, whose protein sequence is MDLLNTLVDKGLRREPLSRAEALAVLGTSDDELLDVVAAAGKVRRHWYGRRVKLNYLVNLKSGLCPEDCSYCSQRLGSTAGILKYSWLKPDEASKAAAAGLAGGAKRVCLVASGRGPTDRDVARVSDTIRTIKDQNEGVEVCACLGLLSDGQAERLREAGADAYNHNLNTSEATYGEITTTHTYADRVDTVQKAHAAGLSACSGLIAGMGESDEDLVDVVFSLRELDPDSVPVNFLIPFEGTPLAKEWNLTPQRCLRILAMVRFVCPDSEVRIAGGREVHLRTMQPLALHLANSIFLGDYLTSEGQAGKADLEMIADAGFEVEGTDQVTLPEHRAHVAAGGGCGSRESAGCGSHAEGGCGSHAGAGCGSHAGGGVCGSAAEAPAAETSAGEARTDLVAVRRRGAGTDLAPNA